The Phalacrocorax carbo chromosome 23, bPhaCar2.1, whole genome shotgun sequence genome includes a window with the following:
- the KLHDC8A gene encoding kelch domain-containing protein 8A, with product MELANTKDFQWKTLAPLPSRRVYSTLVEAGGQVFAIGGCDDNGIPMDCFEVYSPEADQWTLLPPMPTARAGVAVATLGKRIMVIGGVGVNQMPLKIVEMYNIDEGKWKKRSSLREAAMGISVTAKDYRVYAAGGMGSDLRPHNYLQHYDMLKDIWVSLAAMPTPRYAATSFLRGTKIYVLGGRQSKYAVNAFEVFDTETRSWTKFPNIPNKRAFSSFVPTEDKLFSLGGLRQGRLYRQPKFMRTVDMFDMEQGGWMKMERSFYLKKRRADFVAGYLKGRVVVAGGLGNQPTVLESAEAFHPEKNKWESLPPMPTPRCACSSIVVRNCLLAVGGVSQGLSSAVEALCLSDS from the exons ATGGAGCTAGCTAATACCAAAGACTTCCAGTGGAAAACCCTCGCCCCGCTCCCGAGCCGCAGGGTCTACTCGACCCTGGTAGAAGCTGGCGGGCAGGTGTTTGCCATCGGGGGCTGCGACGATAACGGCATCCCCATGGACTGCTTCGAGGTCTACTCCCCCGAGGCTGACCAGTGGACCTTGCTGCCCCCCATGCCCACGGCCCGGGCAGGGGTGGCCGTGGCCACCTTGGGCAAGCGGATCATGGTGATAGGAGGGGTCGGGGTGAATCAGATGCCGCTGAAGATAGTGGAGATGTACAACATAGACGAGGGCAAGTGGAAGAAGAGGAGCTCGCTGAGAGAGGCAGCCATGGGCATCTCGGTGACGGCAAAAG ACTACAGAGTCTATGCAGCTGGTGGGATGGGATCTGACCTGCGGCCGCACAACTACCTGCAGCACTACGACATGCTCAAGGACATCTGGGTGTCACTGGCGGCCATGCCCACACCCAGGTACGCTGCCACATCCTTCCTGCGAGGCACCAAGATCTACGTGCTGG gtggAAGGCAGTCCAAGTACGCTGTCAACGCCTTCGAAGTCTTTGACACAGAGACCAGGTCGTGGACCAAGTTTCCCAACATCCCCAACAAAAGGGCCTTCTCCAGCTTTGTGCCCACAGAAGACAAACTCTTCAGTCTCGGGGGCCTGCGGCAGGGACGGCTCTACCGGCAGCCCAAGTTCATGAGGACCGTGGACATGTTTGACATGGAACAAG GTGGCTGGATGAAGATGGAGCGCTCCTTCTACCTGAAGAAAAGGCGAGCAGACTTCGTGGCTGGCTACCTGAAAGGCAGAGTTGTCGTGGCTGGGGGACTAG GAAACCAACCGACTGTCCTGGAGTCCGCGGAGGCCTTCCACCCTGAGAAGAACAAGTGGGAGAGCCTGCCCCCCATGCCCACCCCACgctgtgcctgctccagcatcgTGGTCCGGAACTGCCTGCTGGCCGTCGGCGGGGTGAGCCAGGGCCTGAGCAGTGCCGTGGAGGCCCTGTGCCTCTCCGATTCCTAG